A window from Mycolicibacterium tokaiense encodes these proteins:
- the thiE gene encoding thiamine phosphate synthase, which yields MPEELDRLTTARLYLCTDARRDRGDLAEFADAALAGGVDIIQLRDKGSAGEREFGALEARQELAALEVLADAAARHGALLAVNDRADIARAAGADVLHLGQDDLPLPAARDIIGPRPLIGRSTHDREQVDRALDEAVDYFCVGPCWPTPTKPGRTAPGLDLVRHAAATAGERVWFAIGGIDEQRLPEVLAAGATRVVVVRAITGADDPEAAARRLKTAISARW from the coding sequence ATGCCCGAAGAGCTGGACCGCCTGACAACCGCACGGCTGTATCTGTGCACCGACGCCCGCCGTGACCGCGGCGATCTCGCGGAGTTCGCCGACGCCGCGCTGGCCGGAGGCGTCGACATCATCCAGCTGCGGGACAAGGGGTCGGCCGGGGAACGGGAGTTCGGGGCGCTGGAGGCGCGCCAGGAGTTGGCCGCCCTGGAGGTGCTGGCCGACGCGGCCGCCCGCCACGGTGCGCTGCTGGCCGTCAACGACCGCGCCGACATCGCCCGCGCGGCCGGGGCCGACGTCCTGCACCTGGGCCAGGACGACCTGCCGTTGCCCGCCGCCCGCGACATCATCGGGCCGCGGCCCCTGATCGGCCGGTCCACCCATGACCGCGAGCAGGTGGACCGGGCTCTGGACGAGGCCGTGGACTACTTCTGTGTGGGACCGTGCTGGCCGACCCCAACCAAACCCGGCCGCACGGCACCGGGGCTGGATCTGGTGCGCCATGCCGCCGCCACTGCCGGTGAGCGGGTGTGGTTCGCCATCGGCGGCATCGACGAGCAGCGACTTCCGGAGGTCCTGGCCGCGGGCGCCACCCGCGTGGTCGTGGTCCGCGCCATCACCGGCGCCGACGATCCCGAGGCCGCCGCCCGGCGTCTCAAAACTGCGATTTCGGCGCGCTGGTAA